CTGTGAAATGACCGTGGGCGCCGGTGACCACGATCACCCGCACGCCGTGGTCAGCCTCGGCATCGTCGAGAGCGGCGATGAGCTGGGCATAGGCCAGGTCGTTGAGGGCGTTGCGCGCGTCCGCCCGATCGATGGTGATCAGGCAAAGGCCCTCGTCGGGATGTTCCACCCGAACCGGCGACATCATGTCGGTCTCCTGAAACAGGCTGCGTCAGACGGTGGCGGACGATCCCTGGTCGGTAGCCAGCCCTTTCGCCAAATCTTGTGAAAGAAATTCAAGCATGTTGTGCATATGCCGCTGTGCTATGATGGCAGCCACATCAGGATCCCCGTCAAGAACAGCTGCCGCAAGTCGGCGCTGATATTCCGCATAGACCCTGGTTCTTTCCGGCGTGAACTTGAAGGTGCCGTAACGAGGCTCCCGGACGATCCGGTTGATGGTTTGGGCCAAAAGCTCGATAACCGGATTTCCGGATAGTGTCGCCAGCAGATCCTGATAAGCAAGAATGACCTGCGCCTGAGCACGAGTGTCATCGCTATTCTCGAAGCCTGCATGCTCATCCACGAACGCGCTCAGCTTGGCCCGGACCTCCCGCGAGGGATTGGCCGCAACCAAGCGGGCGGCTTCGGTGATGAGCGGGCCTCCGGCCTGGGTGATGCTACTCAAGGTGACGCCCCGAGCCATCAGGTAGATGGACATCATGTGCTTCACCGTCTCGGCGGACGGCATGCGGGCGAAGAAGCCGCCGCCCACGCCCCGTTTGATGGTCAGTAGCTGCTCGTGCTGGAGCAGGCGGGCAGCCTGGCGGAACGTCGGCCGGCTGACCCCGAGATCATTGATCAGCTTGTCCTCGGAGCCGAGAAAGCCATTCTCGTGGATATGGAACATGATCATGTTGCGCAGCTTCGCGACCGTGTCCCGGACAAGCGACGAGGCGTC
This portion of the Azospirillum sp. B510 genome encodes:
- a CDS encoding FadR/GntR family transcriptional regulator, translating into MTGGKAKGAAGSPRVSSSKSEAVKTKSKSSSGLKRAERDLYLEASASAVATVVALPEPRAKGDASSLVRDTVAKLRNMIMFHIHENGFLGSEDKLINDLGVSRPTFRQAARLLQHEQLLTIKRGVGGGFFARMPSAETVKHMMSIYLMARGVTLSSITQAGGPLITEAARLVAANPSREVRAKLSAFVDEHAGFENSDDTRAQAQVILAYQDLLATLSGNPVIELLAQTINRIVREPRYGTFKFTPERTRVYAEYQRRLAAAVLDGDPDVAAIIAQRHMHNMLEFLSQDLAKGLATDQGSSATV